A window of the Limanda limanda chromosome 8, fLimLim1.1, whole genome shotgun sequence genome harbors these coding sequences:
- the plcg2 gene encoding 1-phosphatidylinositol 4,5-bisphosphate phosphodiesterase gamma-2 — translation MARSGQQGEMTEYKKILIKRDMEMGVVMTVFRQKAERLTVQVIMETRQVAWTRTAEKTDGVLDLSEIREIRPGRNSKDFERFRDGKDKHEENTCFTIFYGSQFVLNTLSLGADSSEEADKWLIGLELLRQETEAAPTPVLIESWLRKQMYSVNQTKTNSISMKELKALLPQLNYKTPSSRVLKDRFQEVGAKKDRLDFEQFHKLYNLIMFEQNEILDEFKNDSCAFILGNTDKPDASKVLLHDFQRFLIYQQKEFWANDLNQVRELMTTFIDDTMRKTNDPDFTVSEFLGFLFSKENSLWDEKFSEINNVDMNNPLSHYWISSSHNTYLTGDQLRSESSTEAYVRCLRLGCRCVELDCWEGPGEPIIYHGWTRTTKIKFEDVVKAINDHAFVTSDFPLILSIEEHCPLEQQRQMARIFRDVFGNKLLTKSVEQMAEQLPSPTQLKGKIILKHKKISVEEGGISKDFRKGQKQGDLEIWDPVDQVWHTHFCVICDDKLYYDEEDMEQEEESGKQDLHCTEPWFHGRMAEGRLMAERLIHDFCAETGGRDGTFLVRESDTYVTDFTLSFWRTGRVQHCRIRSGTEGGLTYFFLTPNLHFLSVFSLINHYRENPLRCQDFELRLTDAVPQPTPHRAEGWFYSNLSRGQAEDYLLRIPRDGAFLIRQREGETDSFAITFRGDGKVKHCRIQKEGSMYLLGTTTEFESLVELVNYFKTRPLYRKIKLRYPVTPKLVERFSAEKDCASLYGQKTYVEPNEIEPSLPQNTVRALYSFQARNSNELSFSKGALIHNVTKGTDAWCKGDHGGKVQHFFPSIYVEDVSFNSQPEPKEEDLEDNPLGELCKGIVDISKCNIQNLTHGKNGKPHVLTLQDMEQDNLQFDLAAGSVEELFEWYQVAWDITQREMSKQYNREQVMRQQVEVEKKYEVAREMSDLVVYCQPRSKEKDRFDSYTYKEIRSFVENKMPGKSRTQDFLQYNCKALSRIYPKGQRVESSNYDPYPLWTLGCHMVALNFQTADKYTQLNSALFSLNGQTGYVLQPELMRSDNYDPNQEKVKVKYEIVVRVIAARHLPKPGRSIPSPFVEIELCGQTEEKSKTVVYCDNGLNPVWKAPAEPVVFSVFEPELSFLRFVVNEEDMFSDPNFLAQATFPVKGIRSGYRSVPLKNGYSENIELASLLVYINVQQAANAEEALYSSSSQLRKPQAEVGAEVALYDTHANIQRSSLPRQHNQLSRESSEKHRTKEKKINSNKF, via the exons ATGGCTCGTTCTGGGCAGCAAGGCGAGATGACGGAGTACAAGAAGATCCTGATCAAGCGGGACATGGAGATGGGTGTGGTCATGACGGTGTTCCGGCAGAAAGCAGAACGTCTGACCGTGCAGGTCATCATGGAGACGCGTCAGGTGGCGTGGACACGCACAGCGGAGAAGACCGACGGCGTCT TGGACCTGTCTGAGATCAGGGAGATTCGTCCTGGGAGGAACTCCAAGGACTTTGAACGCTTCAGGGACGGAAAGGACAAACACGAGGAGAACACCTGCTTCACCATCTTCTACGGCTCGCAGTTCGTCCTCAACACCCTGAGTCTGGGGG CTGATTCCTCAGAGGAAGCTGATAAATGGCTGATTGGACTCGAGCTGCTGAGGCAAGAGACAGAGGCCGCTCCCACTCCGGTTCTCATAgagag TTGGCTGAGGAAGCAGATGTATTCTGTCAATCAAACCAAAACCAACAG CATCTCCATGAAGGAGCTGAAGGCTCTGCTCCCTCAGCTCAACTACAAGACCCCGAGCTCCCGAGTCCTCAAAGACAGATTCCAG GAAGTGGGAGCGAAGAAAGATCGACTGGACTTTGAGCAGTTTCATAAATTGTACAATCTTATAATGTTTGAACAGAATGAG ATCCTTGATGAGTTCAAAAATGATTCATGTGCTTTTATTCTGGG AAACACAGATAAACCCGACGCCTCCAAGGTTCTGCTCCACGACTTTCAACGGTTCCTCATCTACCAGCAGAAG GAGTTCTGGGCCAATGATCTGAACCAGGTCAGAGAACTGATGACGACCTTCATCGACGACACCATGAGGAAAACCAACGACCCGGACTTCACCGTCAGCGAA TTCCTCGGTTTCCTGTTTTCTAAAGAGAACTCTCTGTGGGACGAGAAGTTCTCGGAGATTAACAACGTGGACATGAACAATCCTCTGTCCCACTACTGGATCAGCTCCTCACACAACAC GTATCTGACCGGGGATCAGCTGCGTAGCGAGTCGTCCACGGAGGCGTACGTCCGCTGCCTGCGTCTGGGATGTCGCTGCGTGGAGC TGGACTGCTGGGAGGGGCCCGGGGAGCCGATCATCTACCACGGCTGGACCAGAACCACCAAGATCAAGTTCGAGGACGTGGTGAAAGCCATCAACGACCACGCGTTCGTCACCTCAGA CTTCCCTCTCATCCTGTCCATCGAGGAGCACTGTCCTCtggagcagcagcggcagatgGCTCGGATCTTCAGAGACGTGTTCGGAAACAAGCTGCTGACCAAGTCCGTGGAGCAGATGGCCGAGCAGCTGCCTTCACCGACCCAGCTGAAGGGCAAGATCATACTCAAg CACAAGAAGATCAGTGTTGAGGAAGGAGGAATCAGTAAGGACTTCAGGAAAGGGCAGAAACAGGGCGACCTGGAGATCTGGGACCCGGTGGATCAG GTGTGGCACACGCACTTCTGTGTGATCTGTGACGACAAGCTGTACTACGACGAGGAGgacatggagcaggaggaggagtccgGGAAG CAGGACCTGCACTGCACCGAGCCCTGGTTCCACGGGCGCATGGCGGAGGGCCGGCTCATGGCCGAGAGGCTGATCCACGACTTCTGTGCAGAGACCGGAGGAAGAGACGGAACCTTCCTGGTCCGAGAGAGCGACACCTACGTCACGGACTTCACCCTCTCCTTCTG gcgCACGGGCAGAGTCCAGCACTGTCGTATTCGCTCCGGGACCGAGGGGGGGCTCACGTACTTCTTCCTGACGCCGAACCTGCACTTCCTCAGCGTGTTCTCCCTGATCAATCACTACCGAGAGAACCCGCTGCGCTGCCAGGACTTCGAGCTGCGCCTCACCGACGCCGTCCCCCAGCCCACCCCCCACCGGGCGGAAGG GTGGTTCTACAGCAACCTGAGCCGAGGCCAGGCGGAGGACTACCTGCTGAGGATCCCCCGGGACGGAGCGTTCCTCATCCGACAGCGAGAAGGAGAAACCGACTCCTTCGCCATCACCTTCAG AGGCGACGGTAAAGTGAAACACTGTCGGATCCAGAAGGAGGGCAGCATGTACCTGCTGGGCACCACCACGGAGTTCGAGAGCCTGGTGGAGCTGGTCAACTACTTCAAGACCAGGCCGCTGTATCGCAAGATCAAGCTCCGCTACCCGGTCACGCCCAAGCTGGTGGAACGCTTCAGCGCC GAGAAAGACTGTGCGTCGCTGTACGGACAGAAAACCTACGTGGAACCCAACGAGATCGAGCCGTCACTG CCTCAGAATACAGTCAGGGCTTTATACAGCTTCCAGGCGAGAAATTCCAACGAGCTCAGCTTCAGTAAAGGAGCTTTGATACACAATGTCACCAAGGGAACAGATGCATG gtgCAAAGGCGACCACGGTGGAAAGGTTCAGCATTTCTTCCCATCGATCTACGTAGAAGACGTTTCCTTCAACAGCCAACCTGAGCccaaagaggag GACCTGGAGGACAACCCACTCGGTGAACTGTGTAAAGGGATTGTGGACATCTCCAAGTGCAACATCCaaaact TGACCCACGGTAAGAACGGGAAGCCGCACGTGTTGACCCTGCAGGACAtggagcaggacaacctgcaGTTCGACCTGGCGGCCGGGTCGGTGGAGGAGCTGTTCGAGTGGTACCAGGTGGCCTGGGACATCACCCAGAGGGAGATGAGCAAACAGTACAACCGGGAGCAAGTG AtgaggcagcaggtggaggtggagaagaagtACGAGGTTGCCAGGGAGATGTCGGACCTGGTGGTCTACTGTCAGCCGCGCAGCAAAGAGAAGGACCGCTTCg ACAGTTACACGTACAAAGAGATCCGCTCCTTCGTGGAGAACAAGATGCCGGGAAAGAGCCGCACGCAGGACTTCCTCCAGTACAACTGCAAGGCGCTGAGTCGCATCTACCCCAAGGGCCAGCGGGTGGAGTCCTCCAACTACGACCCGTACCCCCTGTGGACCCTCGGCTGCCACATGGTGGCGCTGAACTTCCAGACTGCAG ATAAATACACCCAGTTGAACAGCGCCCTCTTCAGTCTGAACGGACAAACTGGCTACGTGCTGCAGCCGGAGCTCATGCGCTCCGATAACTACGACCCCAACCAGGAGAAGGTCAAGGTCAAGTACGAGATTGTGGTCAGG gTGATTGCTGCTCGACACCTCCCGAAGCCGGGCCGCAGCATCCCCAGCCCGTTCGTTGAGATCGAGCTGTGTGGacagacggaggagaagagcaaaACCGTCGTCTACT GTGACAACGGGCTGAACCCGGTGTGGAAAGCCCCGGCCGAGCCCGTGGTCTTCAGCGTGTTCGAGCCCGAGCTCAGCTTCCTGCGCTTCGTGGTCAACGAGGAGGACATGTTCTCCGACCCCAACTTCCTGGCCCAGGCCACGTTTCCTGTCAAAGGCATCCGCTCAG GTTATCGCTCCGTTCCTCTAAAGAACGGCTACAGTGAAAACATCGAGTTAGCCTCGCTACTGGTCTACATCAACGTACAGCAAGCAGCG AACGCAGAGGAGGCTCTGTACTCGTCCTCCAGCCAGCTGAGGAAACCTCAGGCCGAGGTCGGCGCCGAGGTCGCGCTGTACGACACGCACGCCAACATCCAGCGCTCCTCGCTCCCCCGACAACACAACCAGCTGTCGAGAGAGAGCAGCGAGAAACACAG GACGAAGGAGAAGAAGATAAACAGCAATAAGTTCTGA